A single window of Pseudarthrobacter psychrotolerans DNA harbors:
- a CDS encoding VOC family protein: MAQHGEATGRSYPAGVPCWVDSQQPDVEAAMHFYGGLFGWEFEDTAPSGGTGRYVIATLDGQEVGAITGPGTGVAAWNTYVSVDDADAAVRHLLSVGATLKSAPAHAGSGGVQAVLADPEGAEFRIWQARGRPGAQAVNLPGCWNFSDLRTTDPEAAVAFYTKAFDWQFDNLGFGTMIRRPGYGDHLEATVDPNIRVRQSGDLVPRGFEDAVAWLASAAPGGRPQWHVTFTVADRDRTARDAERLGAVILGQDDTEWTRTVLIRDPGGAVFTASQFTPPSG; this comes from the coding sequence ATGGCACAGCACGGAGAGGCGACCGGCCGCAGCTATCCGGCAGGTGTTCCCTGCTGGGTGGACTCCCAGCAGCCCGACGTGGAAGCCGCCATGCACTTCTACGGCGGACTCTTCGGGTGGGAGTTCGAGGACACCGCCCCGTCCGGCGGCACCGGCAGATACGTCATAGCCACCCTTGACGGCCAGGAGGTGGGCGCCATCACCGGCCCCGGAACCGGTGTCGCCGCGTGGAACACGTACGTCTCCGTCGACGACGCGGATGCTGCCGTGCGCCACCTGCTCTCCGTCGGCGCAACACTGAAATCGGCGCCTGCCCATGCGGGTTCAGGAGGCGTGCAGGCGGTGCTGGCGGATCCCGAAGGCGCCGAGTTCCGGATCTGGCAGGCCCGCGGCCGGCCTGGCGCCCAGGCGGTCAACCTTCCCGGCTGCTGGAATTTCAGTGACCTCCGCACAACAGATCCTGAGGCGGCCGTCGCCTTCTACACCAAGGCATTCGACTGGCAGTTCGACAACCTCGGCTTCGGAACGATGATCCGCCGCCCCGGATACGGCGATCACCTCGAGGCAACCGTCGACCCCAACATCAGGGTTCGCCAGTCGGGCGACCTCGTGCCCCGCGGCTTCGAGGACGCCGTTGCCTGGCTTGCCTCCGCGGCACCCGGTGGACGGCCGCAGTGGCACGTGACGTTTACGGTCGCAGACCGGGACCGGACGGCCAGGGATGCGGAGCGGCTCGGCGCCGTCATCCTGGGGCAGGACGATACTGAGTGGACGCGCACCGTCCTGATCCGGGATCCCGGCGGAGCCGTTTTCACCGCAAGCCAGTTCACGCCGCCGTCGGGCTGA
- a CDS encoding energy-coupling factor transporter transmembrane protein EcfT — MRGHGFLLANYVPGNSIIHRTPLAVKFLLVVGCGLVSFMVVDWLVSAAVLAALGVLFLLSGAGARRLLSAVRPVALVLVVIGLFQWWQLGGPTAARIVLNIMVCVVAASLLTVTTPMQRILDGVVSLATPFRRFGADPERFALTIAIMLRSIPYIAGAFADVRDSARARGLERNPRALVLPVFITTVAFARQTGEALAARGLGDAED, encoded by the coding sequence ATGAGAGGGCACGGCTTCCTGCTGGCCAACTACGTCCCGGGGAATTCGATCATCCACCGGACGCCGCTGGCCGTGAAGTTCCTGCTGGTGGTGGGCTGCGGCCTGGTGTCTTTCATGGTGGTCGACTGGCTGGTCTCCGCCGCGGTGCTGGCCGCGCTCGGCGTCCTGTTTCTCCTGAGCGGCGCCGGAGCCCGCCGGCTGCTCAGTGCTGTCCGTCCAGTTGCCCTGGTGCTGGTGGTCATCGGCCTGTTCCAGTGGTGGCAGCTGGGCGGACCCACAGCTGCCCGGATTGTCCTTAACATCATGGTCTGCGTGGTGGCGGCGTCCCTGCTGACGGTTACCACGCCCATGCAGCGGATCCTGGACGGCGTTGTATCGCTGGCCACGCCGTTCCGCCGCTTCGGCGCGGACCCCGAGCGTTTTGCGCTGACCATCGCCATCATGCTCCGCAGCATCCCCTACATCGCCGGCGCCTTTGCAGACGTCAGGGATTCCGCGCGGGCCCGCGGGCTTGAGCGCAACCCGCGTGCCCTCGTCCTGCCCGTCTTCATCACCACCGTGGCCTTCGCCCGCCAGACCGGCGAAGCGCTGGCTGCCCGCGGGCTGGGCGATGCAGAAGACTGA
- a CDS encoding ABC transporter ATP-binding protein: MATISFRQAIVAVAVDTSPEPKTLLQDVTLELTEQRVGVIGANGSGKSTLLRLINGLVQPSSGSVSVDGADTVRAVRAVRRQVGFVFTDPLSQLVMPTGREDVELSLRRPVRNGAERHRLAEAALERLGLLPLADQSIYELSGGERQLMALAAVLAVNPAVLVLDEPSTLLDLRNRELLRRTLSGLDQQIVMSTHDLDLALEMDRVLVVEAGRIMFDGGPAAAVDAYRALVTNGLAAP, translated from the coding sequence ATGGCAACCATTTCTTTCCGGCAGGCCATTGTGGCCGTTGCCGTTGACACCAGCCCGGAACCGAAGACCCTGCTCCAGGACGTCACGCTTGAGCTGACCGAACAGCGCGTTGGCGTGATCGGGGCCAACGGGTCCGGCAAGTCCACGCTGCTGCGGCTGATTAACGGCCTGGTCCAGCCAAGTTCCGGCAGCGTGTCCGTGGACGGCGCGGATACTGTCCGGGCGGTGCGGGCAGTCCGGCGGCAGGTGGGGTTCGTCTTCACGGATCCCTTGTCGCAGCTGGTGATGCCGACAGGCCGCGAGGACGTGGAGCTTTCGCTGCGCCGCCCGGTCCGCAACGGTGCGGAGCGGCACAGGCTGGCGGAAGCGGCCCTGGAGCGCCTCGGCCTGCTGCCGCTCGCGGACCAGAGCATCTACGAACTGTCCGGCGGTGAACGCCAGTTGATGGCCCTCGCTGCGGTACTGGCCGTGAACCCCGCTGTCCTGGTGCTGGATGAGCCGTCCACGCTCCTGGACCTCCGGAACCGGGAACTCCTGCGCCGCACCCTGTCCGGTCTCGACCAGCAGATCGTGATGTCCACACACGACCTCGACCTCGCCCTGGAGATGGACCGCGTGCTGGTGGTGGAGGCGGGGCGCATAATGTTCGACGGCGGCCCTGCCGCGGCCGTCGACGCGTACCGGGCGCTGGTCACCAACGGCCTGGCTGCGCCATGA
- a CDS encoding SDR family oxidoreductase, whose product MGLLDNKTAIVTGSSRGIGAEVAKNLAAEGAAVVVNYRQKAPRANKVVAGIEAAGGRATAVGADLTTQEGVQALASAAMENFGSLDVLVLNASGGMESGMADDYALKLNRDAQVNMLNAAVPLMKEGSRVVFVTSHQAHFINSVATMPEYEPVARSKRAGEDALRELLPNLAEKGISLVVVSGDMIEGTVTATLLDRSNPGAIEARRAEAGKLYSVEEFAEVVASMATADVESGHTEYAGGSDYFGKGAE is encoded by the coding sequence ATGGGACTGCTGGACAACAAAACCGCCATCGTGACCGGATCCTCACGGGGAATCGGCGCCGAAGTGGCCAAGAACCTCGCTGCCGAGGGCGCGGCCGTCGTCGTTAACTACCGCCAGAAGGCGCCGCGCGCCAACAAGGTGGTCGCAGGAATCGAAGCTGCCGGCGGCCGCGCCACCGCCGTGGGGGCAGACCTCACCACCCAGGAAGGCGTGCAGGCCCTGGCCAGCGCAGCCATGGAAAACTTCGGTTCGCTGGACGTCCTGGTGCTCAACGCTTCAGGCGGTATGGAGTCCGGCATGGCAGACGACTACGCCCTCAAGCTCAACCGCGATGCGCAGGTCAACATGCTCAACGCCGCCGTGCCCTTGATGAAGGAAGGCTCACGCGTGGTCTTCGTGACCAGCCACCAGGCCCACTTCATCAACTCCGTTGCCACCATGCCCGAATACGAGCCCGTGGCCCGCAGCAAGCGTGCGGGCGAGGACGCCCTGCGTGAGCTCCTCCCGAACCTGGCCGAAAAGGGCATTTCGCTGGTGGTTGTGTCCGGCGACATGATCGAAGGCACCGTCACCGCGACGCTGCTGGACCGGTCGAACCCGGGCGCCATCGAGGCCCGCCGCGCCGAGGCCGGCAAGCTCTACTCTGTGGAGGAGTTCGCTGAAGTGGTGGCCAGCATGGCAACGGCCGACGTCGAATCCGGCCACACCGAATACGCCGGCGGCTCCGACTACTTCGGCAAGGGCGCCGAGTAG
- a CDS encoding DUF3099 domain-containing protein, with protein MTLENHAGHSVPGDPERFSGDSGVHSITDAAAAHSEDMRQRMIKYAVAMGIRMVCLILIFVVDGWFKLVMVAGAVFLPWIAVVIANGGDQAELHSDSLLDSAPIAELESPSGPPEEDVSTSAVIEGELIDDDDEPTQEQERRAS; from the coding sequence GTGACCCTTGAAAACCATGCTGGACATTCCGTGCCCGGAGACCCCGAAAGGTTCTCCGGGGATTCCGGGGTCCACAGCATCACGGACGCTGCAGCCGCCCACTCGGAGGACATGCGACAGCGCATGATCAAGTACGCGGTGGCCATGGGAATCCGTATGGTCTGCCTCATCCTCATTTTTGTGGTGGACGGTTGGTTCAAGCTCGTTATGGTCGCCGGGGCCGTCTTCCTCCCGTGGATCGCGGTGGTGATCGCGAACGGCGGCGACCAGGCGGAGCTCCACAGCGACTCGCTGCTGGACTCTGCCCCGATTGCCGAGCTGGAAAGCCCGTCCGGGCCGCCGGAGGAGGACGTCTCCACGTCCGCGGTCATCGAGGGCGAGCTCATTGATGACGACGACGAACCCACGCAAGAACAGGAACGGCGCGCCTCATGA
- a CDS encoding thiolase family protein: MTADLLPADRQPVIIAARRTAIRRANGALKELRAHQLLAPVLVNLLADTQVPAEAVTDVVIGNAVGGGGNVARLALLEAGLPVSVPGLTVDRQCGSGLDAIVLAARLVAAGGTPVYLAGGVESISTAPLRAYRDNDGEPAFFARAQFVPRSFGDPDMGVAAENVAARLEVSRERQDASALRSHQRALAAARAGCFAAEITTLETPAGPISADDGPRAGLTAAVLKRFPPAFVPGGTVTAGNSCFDADAASAVVITSLQRARELGAKDGLLVLGSDTAGVDPDVLGIGAAIAGQRLLLARGLSADSVDLVEFNEAFASQTLACLDQLGIDPERANLDGGALALGHAYGASGAVLVTRLLAQARRAGNHGSLALALISIAGGMGTAALLRYELLAGGQQVP; this comes from the coding sequence TTGACCGCTGATCTGTTGCCCGCCGACCGGCAGCCCGTGATCATCGCGGCGCGGCGTACCGCGATCCGGCGCGCCAACGGTGCGCTGAAGGAACTGCGTGCTCACCAGCTTCTGGCGCCGGTCCTGGTCAACCTCCTGGCAGACACCCAGGTGCCGGCCGAAGCGGTCACGGATGTGGTGATCGGCAACGCCGTGGGCGGCGGCGGCAACGTGGCCCGCCTGGCCCTTCTTGAGGCAGGGCTGCCGGTCAGCGTGCCGGGACTGACCGTTGACCGCCAGTGCGGGTCAGGCCTCGACGCGATTGTCCTGGCCGCCCGGTTGGTGGCCGCAGGCGGAACCCCCGTGTATCTCGCCGGGGGAGTGGAGAGCATCAGCACGGCTCCGCTGCGGGCGTACCGGGACAACGACGGCGAGCCCGCCTTTTTTGCCCGTGCCCAGTTTGTGCCGCGCAGTTTCGGCGACCCGGATATGGGCGTGGCGGCCGAGAACGTTGCTGCCCGGCTCGAGGTCAGCCGGGAACGGCAGGATGCCTCGGCGCTGCGCAGCCACCAGCGGGCGCTGGCCGCCGCTAGGGCAGGCTGTTTCGCCGCCGAAATCACTACGCTGGAAACGCCTGCCGGACCCATCAGTGCCGACGACGGCCCCCGAGCTGGCCTGACTGCCGCCGTCCTGAAGCGGTTCCCGCCCGCTTTTGTGCCAGGGGGGACTGTCACCGCCGGGAACTCATGCTTCGACGCGGACGCCGCGTCCGCCGTCGTCATCACTTCCTTGCAGCGGGCCCGGGAACTGGGAGCCAAAGACGGGCTCCTGGTGCTGGGCTCGGACACTGCCGGCGTAGACCCCGACGTGCTGGGGATCGGCGCAGCGATTGCCGGGCAGCGGCTCCTGCTGGCGAGGGGACTGTCCGCGGACAGTGTTGACCTGGTGGAGTTCAACGAAGCCTTCGCGTCCCAGACCCTGGCCTGCCTGGACCAGCTGGGCATTGATCCGGAGCGGGCCAACCTTGACGGCGGGGCGCTGGCATTGGGCCACGCCTACGGGGCGTCCGGGGCGGTACTCGTGACCCGGCTTCTCGCGCAGGCCCGGCGTGCCGGGAACCATGGATCCCTGGCGCTGGCCCTGATCAGTATTGCCGGCGGCATGGGAACGGCGGCGCTGCTGCGCTACGAGTTGCTGGCCGGCGGGCAACAGGTCCCCTAA
- a CDS encoding biotin transporter BioY, giving the protein MSQTDSAVSGTASRLRSRWNATDLGLIAVFAALVAGSALVPGIAANVFGIPITFQTLAVMLTGLMLGPGRGFAAVGLYTLLGLAGLPIFSQGRSGLGILAGPSAGYIIAFPIAAAVVGWLATVVIRRTTRARELWFFASSMVTSIAVVHLLGVAGIALNTKATLGEAFLADLVFYPGDVIKNILAAVIAVALHRAFPDVLVRRVKRINN; this is encoded by the coding sequence ATGAGCCAGACTGACAGCGCCGTCTCCGGCACCGCTTCCCGCCTCCGGAGCCGGTGGAACGCCACCGACCTGGGCCTGATCGCCGTCTTCGCCGCGCTGGTTGCCGGCTCCGCCCTGGTGCCTGGCATCGCGGCAAACGTGTTCGGCATCCCCATCACTTTCCAGACCCTTGCGGTGATGCTCACCGGACTGATGCTGGGCCCCGGCCGGGGTTTCGCCGCCGTCGGACTGTACACCCTCCTGGGCCTGGCCGGCCTCCCCATCTTCAGCCAGGGCCGCAGCGGCCTGGGCATCCTGGCCGGACCGTCGGCCGGTTACATCATTGCTTTCCCCATCGCAGCAGCTGTTGTAGGCTGGCTGGCCACCGTGGTGATCCGGCGGACAACACGTGCCCGGGAGCTTTGGTTCTTCGCCTCGTCGATGGTCACCAGCATCGCCGTCGTGCACCTGCTCGGAGTTGCCGGGATTGCCCTGAACACCAAAGCCACACTGGGGGAAGCCTTCCTTGCAGACCTGGTCTTCTACCCCGGTGACGTGATTAAGAACATCCTCGCCGCGGTCATCGCCGTGGCACTGCACCGGGCATTTCCCGACGTCCTGGTCCGCCGGGTGAAGCGGATCAACAACTAG
- the fabG gene encoding 3-oxoacyl-ACP reductase FabG → MSEAATAARSVLITGGNRGIGLAIALAFLANGDKVAVTYRSASELPAGILGVKADVTDEASVDAAFTEVEAAHGPVEVLVANAGITKDTLLMRMSEDDFTSVIDTNLNGAFRVIKRASKGMIRMRKGRVVLISSVSGLYGAPGQINYSASKAGLVGIARSLTRELGSRGITANVVAPGFINTDMTAELPEATQKNYLSSIPAGRFAEASEVADVVRWISSDEAAYISGAVIPVDGGLGMGH, encoded by the coding sequence ATGTCTGAAGCAGCTACAGCGGCCCGCAGCGTCCTGATCACCGGCGGTAACCGCGGCATCGGCCTGGCCATCGCGCTTGCCTTCCTGGCCAACGGTGACAAGGTGGCCGTGACCTACCGGAGCGCGTCGGAGCTGCCGGCCGGGATTCTGGGCGTAAAAGCCGATGTGACTGACGAAGCCTCTGTGGATGCCGCCTTCACCGAGGTGGAAGCTGCGCACGGTCCCGTTGAGGTTTTGGTGGCAAACGCGGGAATCACCAAGGACACGCTCCTGATGCGCATGAGTGAGGATGACTTCACGTCCGTGATCGACACCAACCTCAACGGCGCATTCCGCGTCATCAAGCGCGCCTCAAAGGGCATGATCCGGATGCGCAAGGGCCGCGTGGTCCTCATTTCCTCGGTCTCCGGCCTCTATGGCGCGCCGGGCCAGATCAACTACTCGGCCTCCAAGGCCGGCCTTGTGGGCATTGCCCGGTCCCTGACCCGGGAGCTGGGTTCACGCGGGATCACCGCAAACGTTGTGGCCCCCGGTTTCATTAACACGGACATGACGGCCGAACTGCCCGAGGCCACCCAGAAAAATTACCTCTCCAGCATTCCTGCCGGCCGGTTTGCCGAGGCTTCGGAAGTGGCGGACGTGGTCCGTTGGATTTCCAGCGACGAGGCTGCCTACATTTCCGGCGCTGTCATCCCCGTTGACGGCGGACTTGGCATGGGCCACTGA
- a CDS encoding SURF1 family protein, whose product MYRFLFSSKWLGYLLLAAIFAAACVFLGRWQMDRRAETLAEINRVVTNYSATPISFDQARDEFSTLDPAKEWTQVELKGTYDPDGQRIVRNRPLNGQPGYEVVVPFRLQSGETVVIDRGWLPIGNKNPGSPDSVPVPPAGPVTAVVRLKHGEPQLDRGAPNGQLASIDLPTYADQLGYPVLTGAYGQLASESPAPADMPFPFPKPATEEGTHLSYSLQWFAFGVLMFVGFGYAARQQARNAAIDAEDVAEGEDGLTDSGSTVHSAAAAARRRPPVARKRKKATAEEEEDALLDAQGY is encoded by the coding sequence ATGTACCGCTTCCTCTTTTCCAGCAAGTGGCTGGGATACCTCCTGCTGGCCGCCATCTTTGCCGCTGCCTGCGTCTTCCTTGGCCGCTGGCAGATGGACCGCCGCGCTGAGACCCTGGCGGAGATCAACCGCGTGGTCACCAACTATTCGGCCACACCCATCTCCTTCGACCAGGCACGGGACGAGTTCTCCACCCTGGACCCGGCGAAGGAGTGGACCCAAGTGGAACTCAAGGGCACTTACGACCCCGACGGCCAGCGGATTGTCCGTAACCGTCCGCTGAACGGGCAGCCAGGGTATGAGGTGGTTGTGCCGTTCAGGCTGCAGTCCGGCGAAACCGTGGTGATCGACCGCGGCTGGCTGCCCATCGGCAACAAGAACCCGGGCAGCCCCGATTCCGTCCCGGTGCCTCCCGCCGGCCCCGTGACCGCCGTGGTCCGCCTCAAGCACGGCGAGCCACAACTGGACCGCGGCGCCCCCAACGGTCAGCTTGCCTCCATCGACCTCCCCACTTACGCGGACCAGCTGGGATATCCGGTGCTCACCGGGGCATACGGACAGCTGGCGTCTGAATCTCCCGCCCCCGCTGACATGCCGTTCCCGTTCCCGAAGCCGGCCACCGAAGAAGGCACGCACCTGTCCTACTCGTTGCAGTGGTTCGCCTTCGGCGTGCTGATGTTCGTGGGCTTCGGGTACGCCGCCCGGCAGCAGGCCAGGAATGCCGCGATCGACGCCGAGGACGTCGCCGAAGGCGAAGACGGCTTGACGGATTCGGGCAGTACGGTCCACTCAGCGGCTGCCGCCGCCCGCCGTCGTCCGCCCGTTGCCCGCAAGCGCAAGAAGGCGACCGCTGAAGAAGAGGAAGACGCCCTCCTGGACGCGCAGGGTTACTGA
- a CDS encoding ABC-F family ATP-binding cassette domain-containing protein produces MITVQDLELRAGARLLMDQVSFRIDKGDKIGLVGRNGAGKTTLTRVLAGEGQPAGGKVTRSGEIGYLPQDPRTPDMEQLARDRILSARGLDIAVNKLKQTHEDMASEDTEIQRKAMNRYDRLESEFLAAGGYAAEAEAAAICANLALPDRLLNQPLKTLSGGQRRRVELARILYSDAETMLLDEPTNHLDADSITWLREFLKNHQGGLIVISHDTELLEATVNKVFLLDPNRAKVDFYNMNWKRYLLQRETDERARKRERANAEKKAQVLIDQANKMRAKATKAVAAQNMAKRAERLLGGLEAVRATDRVAALRFPDPSPCGKTPLTADGLSKSYGSLEIFTDVDLAIDRGSKVVILGLNGAGKTTLLRMLAGVDKPDTGEVVAGHGLKVGYYAQEHETLDVDRTVLQNMRSSAPDMNDAEVRNILGSFLFSGDDVDKPAGVLSGGEKTRLALATIVASSANVLLLDEPTNNLDPASRAEILGALSNYTGAVVLVSHDEGAVAALNPERVVLLPDGIEDHWNEDYLDLITLA; encoded by the coding sequence GTGATTACTGTCCAGGATCTTGAACTGCGCGCCGGCGCCCGGCTCCTCATGGACCAGGTGAGCTTCCGCATCGACAAGGGCGACAAGATCGGCCTCGTCGGCCGTAACGGCGCAGGCAAGACTACCCTGACCCGGGTGCTCGCGGGCGAGGGCCAGCCTGCCGGCGGCAAGGTTACCCGCAGCGGCGAGATCGGCTACCTGCCGCAGGATCCCCGTACCCCGGACATGGAACAGCTGGCCCGCGACCGCATCCTCTCCGCCCGCGGCCTGGACATCGCCGTCAACAAGCTCAAGCAGACCCATGAGGATATGGCCAGCGAGGACACCGAGATCCAGCGCAAGGCGATGAACCGCTATGACCGGCTGGAATCCGAGTTCCTGGCCGCCGGGGGATACGCGGCCGAGGCCGAGGCCGCCGCGATCTGCGCCAACCTGGCCCTCCCGGACCGGCTGCTGAACCAGCCGCTCAAGACCCTGTCCGGCGGCCAGCGCCGTCGTGTGGAACTGGCCCGGATCCTGTACTCGGACGCCGAAACGATGCTCCTCGATGAGCCCACCAACCACCTCGACGCGGATTCCATCACCTGGCTCCGCGAGTTCCTGAAGAACCACCAGGGCGGCCTGATCGTGATCAGCCACGACACCGAGCTGCTCGAAGCCACCGTCAACAAAGTGTTCCTGCTGGATCCCAACCGCGCCAAGGTCGACTTCTACAATATGAACTGGAAGCGCTACCTGCTCCAGCGCGAAACGGATGAGCGCGCCCGCAAGCGTGAGCGCGCCAACGCGGAGAAGAAAGCCCAGGTCCTCATCGACCAGGCCAACAAGATGCGAGCCAAGGCCACCAAGGCCGTGGCAGCGCAGAACATGGCCAAGCGGGCCGAACGTCTCCTGGGCGGCCTCGAAGCCGTCCGCGCGACCGACCGCGTGGCAGCCCTGCGCTTCCCGGATCCGTCACCCTGCGGCAAGACCCCGCTCACCGCGGATGGACTGAGCAAGTCCTACGGCTCGCTGGAGATCTTCACCGACGTGGACCTGGCCATCGACCGCGGCTCCAAGGTGGTCATCCTGGGCCTCAACGGCGCCGGCAAGACCACCCTCCTGCGGATGCTCGCCGGCGTCGACAAGCCGGACACCGGCGAGGTCGTGGCGGGCCACGGCCTGAAGGTGGGCTACTACGCCCAGGAGCACGAGACGCTCGACGTGGACCGCACCGTCCTGCAGAACATGCGCTCCTCCGCCCCTGACATGAACGACGCGGAGGTCCGCAACATCCTGGGCTCGTTCCTGTTCTCCGGCGACGACGTCGACAAGCCCGCCGGCGTGCTCTCCGGCGGCGAGAAGACCCGGCTGGCCCTGGCCACCATCGTGGCCTCAAGCGCGAACGTGCTTCTCCTTGACGAGCCCACTAACAACCTCGACCCCGCCAGCCGCGCCGAAATCCTAGGCGCCCTGAGCAACTACACCGGCGCCGTCGTCCTCGTGAGCCACGATGAAGGTGCCGTCGCAGCCCTGAACCCCGAGCGCGTTGTGCTGCTGCCTGACGGTATCGAGGACCACTGGAACGAAGACTACCTGGACCTGATTACGCTCGCTTAG
- a CDS encoding IS1380 family transposase: MQLFHRSTRVSAAFDDSNLVSAAGLVPAMALAVKTCLGELADQWLTLPGYFGANAGLKVTALVAGMVAGADSIDDMALLRHGGMKKLFAGAYAPSTLGSFLRSFTFGHVRQLDALAARWLVNVAAVAPITSGIDDYALVDIDDTIKEVHGYRKQGSGYGYSGVRGLNALIGILSTATAAPVIIGARLRKGSSGSPRGAGKFIADILATVKRLRGKDATGLVLLRADSAFYGHPVVAAAHRAGAKVSITARMDPAVKRAIATINEHAWTTIEYTDAVRDETTGAWISSAEVAETAFTAFVGRKKAERIHGRLVVRRIPELNAKAGAGQQTLFDTHRFHAFFTTSALDTVTADKTHRQHAIIEQINADLKDSALAHLPSGKFTANAAWLVLASIAFNLSRAIGTLAGPDLGKARSGTIRRKLITVPARIATSARKIVLHLPAHWPWETSWSRLFEAACGPPRTATI; this comes from the coding sequence GTGCAACTTTTCCATAGATCCACGCGCGTGTCAGCCGCGTTCGATGATTCCAACCTCGTGTCGGCCGCAGGTCTGGTCCCGGCGATGGCGCTGGCGGTGAAAACCTGCCTTGGCGAACTCGCTGATCAGTGGCTGACGCTGCCCGGATACTTCGGCGCGAATGCGGGGTTGAAGGTCACCGCGCTGGTCGCGGGCATGGTCGCTGGGGCCGATTCCATCGATGACATGGCCTTGTTGCGTCACGGCGGGATGAAGAAACTTTTCGCCGGTGCATATGCCCCGTCGACTTTGGGATCGTTCCTGCGCTCGTTCACCTTCGGCCATGTCCGCCAGCTCGACGCCCTCGCCGCACGGTGGCTGGTGAACGTGGCCGCCGTGGCCCCGATCACCTCCGGTATCGATGATTACGCTCTGGTCGATATCGACGACACCATCAAGGAAGTCCACGGCTACCGGAAACAGGGTTCCGGCTACGGTTACTCCGGGGTCCGGGGATTGAACGCGCTGATCGGGATCCTCTCGACCGCGACCGCGGCGCCGGTCATCATCGGCGCGAGGCTGCGCAAGGGAAGCTCCGGCTCCCCGCGCGGGGCGGGGAAGTTCATCGCTGACATCCTTGCCACCGTCAAACGGCTGCGCGGCAAGGATGCCACCGGGCTGGTGCTGCTGCGTGCCGACAGTGCCTTCTACGGCCACCCGGTCGTCGCCGCTGCCCACCGCGCAGGCGCGAAAGTGTCCATTACCGCCCGGATGGACCCGGCCGTCAAACGCGCCATCGCCACCATCAACGAGCACGCCTGGACCACCATCGAGTACACCGACGCGGTCCGCGATGAAACCACCGGGGCCTGGATTTCCTCGGCGGAAGTCGCCGAAACCGCCTTCACCGCCTTCGTGGGCCGGAAGAAAGCCGAACGCATCCACGGGCGCCTGGTCGTGCGGCGGATCCCGGAACTGAACGCCAAAGCAGGCGCAGGGCAACAGACCCTGTTCGACACCCACCGCTTCCACGCCTTCTTCACCACCAGCGCCCTGGACACCGTCACCGCAGACAAAACCCACCGCCAGCACGCCATCATCGAGCAGATTAACGCGGACCTCAAAGACAGTGCCCTGGCGCACCTGCCCTCGGGAAAGTTCACCGCCAACGCAGCCTGGCTGGTCCTGGCGAGCATCGCATTCAACCTCTCGCGCGCCATCGGCACTCTTGCCGGCCCTGACCTGGGCAAAGCACGCAGCGGAACCATCCGCCGAAAACTCATCACCGTCCCCGCCAGGATCGCGACCTCGGCACGGAAAATCGTCCTGCACCTGCCCGCTCACTGGCCCTGGGAAACCAGCTGGTCACGCCTCTTCGAAGCGGCCTGCGGGCCACCACGTACTGCCACCATCTGA